A genome region from Streptomyces sp. S4.7 includes the following:
- a CDS encoding GNAT family N-acetyltransferase, whose amino-acid sequence MTEADVAAVSAIRVTGWKAAYAGIVPQSHLDGMTIEADTQQRRQHFKRSKERTTNLVAADTLGRVVGWACFGPFRGTGTGATTGELYALYVQPSLIGSGIGRTLLEAVHAHAVTHSFDLVLLWVLNENTTARRFYERAGYVADGAVQADDYDGVSVSEVRYQRSL is encoded by the coding sequence ATGACGGAAGCCGACGTTGCAGCCGTATCCGCGATACGAGTGACCGGCTGGAAGGCCGCGTATGCCGGGATTGTCCCTCAATCCCACCTCGATGGGATGACGATCGAAGCAGATACTCAGCAGCGTCGACAGCACTTTAAGAGGTCGAAGGAGCGCACAACCAATCTGGTTGCGGCCGACACCCTTGGCCGAGTTGTGGGTTGGGCTTGCTTCGGTCCCTTTCGCGGCACCGGAACAGGTGCGACTACAGGTGAGCTTTACGCTCTGTACGTTCAGCCTTCACTTATCGGGTCAGGAATCGGTCGCACACTACTCGAAGCCGTGCACGCCCACGCTGTTACCCACAGCTTCGACCTGGTGCTGTTGTGGGTCCTCAACGAAAACACCACGGCGCGTCGCTTCTACGAGCGAGCCGGCTATGTCGCTGACGGTGCAGTACAGGCTGACGACTACGACGGAGTGTCAGTATCCGAAGTTCGTTACCAGCGCTCCCTGTAG
- a CDS encoding ISL3 family transposase — MIVVVGLTVSPVREVVLRLQELLFPSVADVAVLSVDVDIAIVRVDAHSTSRGASCPQCGMWSARVHSSYLRFPADVPSGGRRVVLRLRVRRFRCQNRSCPRRTFVEQIPGLTRKHGQRTERLRSTLASVGLALAGRAGARLSAVLGVSVSRSTVLRLVNALPEPDIPSPRVVGVDEYATRKGHAYGTVLVDVETRRPVDLLPDREAASVAGWLAARPGIEVVCRDRAPFFAEGARAGAPQAVQVADRWHLWNNLGDAAERAVARHRQCLRVLLPESAGKEEVDEPVLSGETPASPWKSERFANRIRARHATVHAMLEAGHSRRSIGRQLHMTHRTVKSLADAAKPEDLFTGPYRYNRATAVDEYKPYLDKRWDEGCTNAWKLWEEIIPLGCTGSYGIVSAYIRKKRTSPRPVTAQPPTPRAVTRWILSRPETLTDTEHIRLKEALANCPELEALTGHVRSFAEMLTERQGHRLPQWLDAVRGDDLPSLHTLAAGIDRDRDAVIAGLTLPWSSGVVEGHVNRIKMLKRQMFGRAGFDPLRKRVLLA, encoded by the coding sequence ATGATCGTCGTGGTGGGGCTGACAGTCTCGCCCGTGAGAGAAGTCGTGCTCCGGTTGCAGGAGCTGTTGTTCCCGTCGGTCGCGGACGTCGCGGTGCTGTCGGTAGACGTCGATATCGCGATAGTCCGTGTTGACGCGCACAGCACTTCGCGGGGTGCCTCCTGCCCGCAGTGCGGCATGTGGTCGGCCCGAGTGCACAGCTCCTACCTGCGGTTTCCCGCCGATGTCCCGAGCGGCGGGCGAAGAGTCGTACTCCGCCTGCGCGTCCGGCGCTTCCGGTGCCAGAACAGGTCGTGTCCGCGCCGGACCTTCGTCGAGCAGATACCCGGCTTGACCCGCAAGCACGGCCAGCGCACCGAGCGGCTGCGCTCGACGCTCGCTTCGGTGGGTCTCGCCCTGGCGGGCAGGGCCGGCGCCCGGCTGTCCGCGGTTCTGGGCGTGTCTGTCAGCCGGAGCACGGTCCTGCGCCTGGTCAACGCCCTGCCCGAGCCGGATATCCCGTCTCCTCGGGTGGTCGGCGTCGATGAGTACGCCACCCGCAAGGGCCATGCGTACGGCACCGTGCTGGTCGACGTCGAAACCCGGCGACCGGTGGACCTGCTGCCCGACCGGGAGGCAGCCAGCGTGGCCGGATGGCTTGCCGCTCGTCCCGGGATCGAGGTCGTCTGCCGCGATCGTGCACCGTTCTTCGCGGAAGGCGCCAGGGCCGGGGCGCCACAAGCCGTCCAGGTCGCTGACCGGTGGCACTTGTGGAACAACCTCGGTGATGCCGCCGAGCGTGCTGTCGCCCGGCATCGCCAGTGTCTGCGCGTCCTCCTGCCCGAATCAGCCGGGAAGGAGGAGGTGGACGAGCCTGTGCTGTCGGGGGAGACCCCGGCCTCGCCGTGGAAGAGCGAGCGGTTCGCCAACCGCATCCGGGCCAGACACGCCACCGTCCACGCAATGCTCGAAGCAGGCCACAGTCGCCGTTCCATCGGCCGTCAGCTCCATATGACACACCGAACCGTCAAGAGCCTGGCGGACGCTGCGAAACCGGAAGACCTCTTCACCGGCCCGTACCGGTACAACCGAGCCACGGCCGTTGACGAGTACAAGCCCTACCTCGACAAACGCTGGGACGAGGGCTGCACGAACGCCTGGAAACTGTGGGAGGAGATCATCCCCCTCGGCTGCACCGGCAGCTACGGCATCGTCAGCGCCTACATCAGGAAGAAGCGCACTTCACCCCGGCCGGTCACCGCCCAGCCGCCAACACCTCGCGCTGTCACCCGGTGGATTCTCAGCCGACCAGAGACCCTTACCGACACCGAACACATCCGGCTGAAAGAAGCCCTGGCCAACTGCCCTGAACTCGAAGCCCTCACCGGCCACGTGCGGTCTTTCGCCGAAATGCTCACCGAGCGCCAAGGCCACCGTCTCCCGCAATGGCTCGACGCCGTCCGCGGCGACGACCTGCCCAGCCTTCACACCCTCGCGGCCGGCATCGACCGCGACCGCGACGCCGTCATCGCCGGACTCACCCTGCCCTGGAGCTCCGGTGTTGTCGAAGGACACGTCAACCGGATCAAGATGCTCAAACGGCAGATGTTCGGCCGCGCGGGTTTCGATCCCCTGCGTAAACGAGTCTTGCTTGCCTGA
- a CDS encoding IS3 family transposase — translation MSELCQLIHAEKATYPIALLCRVLKVARSSYYAWREGEAARRARQAADEALANEITVLHIASRHTYGVPRIHAELRRLGRRVNHQRIARVMRERDIRGATRRKRRSLTRPDAKAKPAPDLIDRDFHAERPGTRLVGDITYLPTAQGWLYLACWLDLATREVVGCAMAGHHRAELVVDALNTAHGRGGPESGCVVHSDPGSEYTSTQFRHHIRELGLRQSCGRTGSCFDNTAAESFWALLKEEIGTRIWPDRATARAEVYSFIETFYNRRRLRKHKIFGYLTPAEARQRHQHTLAA, via the coding sequence GTGAGCGAGCTCTGCCAGTTGATCCACGCGGAGAAGGCGACCTACCCGATTGCCCTGCTGTGCCGGGTGCTGAAAGTCGCCCGCTCCTCCTACTACGCCTGGCGCGAGGGCGAGGCCGCCCGCCGTGCCCGGCAGGCTGCCGACGAAGCGCTCGCCAACGAGATCACCGTGCTCCACATCGCCTCCCGCCACACCTACGGCGTCCCGCGCATCCACGCCGAACTGCGCCGCCTGGGCCGGCGGGTGAACCACCAGCGCATCGCCCGCGTCATGCGCGAGCGCGACATCCGCGGTGCTACCCGCCGCAAGAGGCGTTCCCTGACCCGACCGGATGCGAAGGCGAAGCCGGCCCCGGACCTGATCGACCGCGACTTCCACGCCGAGCGGCCCGGGACCCGGCTGGTCGGCGACATCACCTATCTGCCCACCGCGCAGGGCTGGCTCTACCTCGCCTGCTGGCTGGACCTGGCCACCCGCGAGGTCGTCGGCTGCGCGATGGCCGGCCACCACCGCGCCGAGCTCGTCGTCGACGCACTGAACACGGCCCACGGCCGGGGCGGTCCGGAGTCCGGCTGCGTGGTTCACAGCGATCCCGGCAGCGAATATACATCAACCCAATTCCGGCATCACATACGGGAGTTGGGGCTACGGCAGAGCTGTGGACGCACCGGATCATGCTTCGACAACACCGCCGCGGAGAGCTTCTGGGCCCTCCTCAAGGAGGAGATCGGCACCCGCATCTGGCCCGACCGGGCCACTGCCCGCGCCGAGGTCTACTCCTTCATCGAGACCTTCTACAACCGCCGCCGTCTGCGCAAACACAAGATATTCGGCTACCTCACCCCGGCCGAGGCCAGGCAGCGGCACCAGCACACCCTTGCCGCATAA
- a CDS encoding transposase, with translation MGSKYTKRYTEEFKRDAIALVDSSGKTVTAVARELGISSESLRGWYRRAKTDRGEGGSGELTSVEREELKRLRKEVREQQQTIEILKKATAFFVKENDR, from the coding sequence GTGGGAAGCAAGTACACAAAGCGGTACACCGAAGAGTTCAAGCGGGACGCGATCGCGCTCGTCGACTCCTCTGGCAAGACGGTCACCGCCGTAGCCCGGGAACTCGGGATCAGTTCGGAGTCCCTGCGCGGCTGGTACCGCCGGGCGAAGACGGATCGGGGCGAGGGTGGATCCGGTGAACTGACCAGCGTCGAGCGCGAGGAGCTCAAGCGGCTGCGCAAGGAGGTCCGTGAACAGCAGCAGACGATCGAGATCCTGAAAAAAGCGACGGCCTTCTTCGTGAAGGAAAACGACCGGTGA